In the genome of Paenibacillus sp. FSL R5-0766, one region contains:
- a CDS encoding ATP-binding protein, with amino-acid sequence MGNSSEAKYDKYVEDGKRFIGRTKELTTLERWFNHPEAPLTIFSITGMGGIGKSSLLSEMLSVSRDRGATAIWMDGRSCGATPSVFMDYLSSTLGLETMDSEGYPRPMSLLRDTSIEKRLVLAVDNYEELALLESWFMEVFVSKLPLRGILVILASRPELASTWRTHPRLHQRFIQMRLQHFTVDEITEYITVAGFLNQGMAGTITRMTDGHPLGLALAVEAAGQKRNLPQSEWAELSHMISARLLLELTTPRLHPVVEVLTLLETANQELLSSVLDMTVTQEDYHMLRQMSFIRSGPDGLGLHDMARVHLLRDFRQREPHRLQTLRIKIAKLLKPLHEHAGAHARRQIARKMLLLCQESMLQYRKYADVSRDSLFSPLETMRKEDLPALHSLLQQWCEYSVEPWQAVSYGPFLDELAHRYPEGIVLMRDQLGEPIAMFITVLVHRESSGLLLKYFPNEMHECFTLQELENDPDQSDTHFALLAAARDDVPGYTREELVGYMALDRLSLLGDGARAMLVATNPHLKLFLQSIGFQMRRTRTRVCDRFGDRADILDLDLRSGQFGEWVMSLLDPKSTEDRIQPETTEVDGVIWTEQDVRKMLGDLRSPGELHEYADRVRGVKDGIQLQLYVMDLLEGRVHGLSPQDQMLLYAAYWTHAGNPTAAAQTCSMSRATFYRHLRTALTRLARIL; translated from the coding sequence ATGGGAAACAGTAGTGAGGCGAAATACGACAAATATGTTGAGGATGGCAAACGTTTCATTGGTCGAACCAAGGAACTGACGACACTGGAGCGGTGGTTCAATCATCCGGAAGCCCCATTAACCATATTTTCAATTACGGGCATGGGAGGCATTGGTAAATCTTCCTTGCTTTCAGAGATGTTATCTGTCTCTCGGGATCGAGGTGCGACGGCAATCTGGATGGATGGTCGATCATGTGGGGCGACTCCCTCCGTTTTTATGGATTATTTGTCCTCTACATTAGGCTTGGAAACAATGGATAGTGAAGGATACCCGCGACCAATGAGTCTGCTGAGAGACACATCGATCGAGAAGAGATTGGTTCTGGCCGTGGATAATTATGAAGAGCTTGCTCTGTTAGAAAGCTGGTTCATGGAAGTCTTTGTATCCAAACTTCCGTTAAGAGGGATACTTGTCATTCTGGCATCACGCCCGGAACTGGCGTCCACCTGGCGGACACATCCCCGATTACATCAGAGGTTTATACAGATGCGGCTTCAACATTTCACAGTGGATGAGATTACGGAATACATCACGGTGGCAGGCTTTCTGAATCAGGGGATGGCAGGTACCATTACGAGAATGACCGATGGGCATCCGCTGGGGCTGGCCCTTGCTGTAGAAGCTGCGGGTCAGAAGAGGAATCTTCCGCAGTCCGAATGGGCTGAACTGTCGCATATGATCAGTGCTCGATTATTATTGGAACTTACGACACCCCGTCTGCATCCTGTGGTGGAGGTACTAACACTGCTTGAGACAGCCAATCAGGAATTATTATCATCAGTACTGGATATGACTGTGACGCAAGAAGACTACCACATGCTGAGACAGATGTCGTTTATCCGTTCCGGTCCGGATGGTCTTGGACTGCATGATATGGCCAGGGTGCATCTGCTACGGGATTTTCGACAGCGTGAGCCACATCGGTTGCAGACATTGCGTATCAAGATTGCGAAGCTGCTGAAACCGCTACATGAACACGCAGGGGCTCATGCGCGTCGTCAAATCGCCCGAAAGATGCTTCTGCTCTGTCAGGAATCCATGCTTCAATACCGCAAGTACGCAGACGTGTCTCGTGATTCCCTGTTCTCCCCTCTTGAGACGATGAGAAAAGAGGATCTGCCCGCTCTGCACAGCTTGTTACAGCAATGGTGCGAGTACAGCGTGGAACCATGGCAGGCTGTGTCCTATGGCCCGTTCCTGGATGAGCTGGCGCACCGTTATCCCGAAGGGATCGTATTGATGCGTGACCAGCTTGGAGAGCCGATCGCCATGTTCATTACAGTGCTAGTACATAGGGAAAGTAGCGGGCTGCTACTGAAGTATTTTCCGAATGAGATGCATGAATGCTTCACTCTACAGGAGCTTGAGAATGACCCGGATCAGAGTGATACTCACTTTGCATTGCTGGCTGCAGCAAGAGATGATGTGCCTGGTTATACACGAGAAGAACTGGTGGGATACATGGCACTGGATCGACTATCTCTACTGGGTGATGGTGCACGAGCGATGCTCGTTGCAACGAATCCTCACCTGAAACTATTTTTGCAAAGTATTGGATTCCAGATGCGAAGAACCCGCACTCGTGTCTGTGACAGATTCGGGGACCGGGCGGACATACTTGATTTGGATTTGCGTAGCGGGCAATTCGGAGAGTGGGTCATGTCTCTGCTTGATCCGAAATCAACAGAAGATCGTATACAGCCGGAAACAACGGAAGTGGATGGTGTTATCTGGACTGAACAGGATGTTCGCAAGATGTTGGGGGATCTTCGTTCCCCAGGAGAATTGCATGAATATGCTGACAGGGTTAGAGGAGTAAAGGATGGAATCCAGTTACAGCTGTATGTCATGGATCTGTTGGAAGGCAGGGTACACGGCCTATCTCCACAGGATCAGATGCTGTTATACGCGGCTTACTGGACGCATGCTGGCAATCCAACTGCCGCAGCCCAGACGTGTTCCATGAGTCGGGCGACATTCTATCGCCATCTCAGAACAGCGCTGACTCGCCTGGCGCGGATTTTGTAG
- a CDS encoding sigma 54-interacting transcriptional regulator — protein MSLLRTDMDILDTDLPTFTIPSSTSLVDAFCLFNTSSYLYIQDDGPLLGYIAVSDVLHAMMHAHRLIEAYFETTLETAGSALTLINEDAKVAYWTTGAEHVFSISKKDIIGQPAADFFPPDRLQSLKTLYTGETVYRKQHQPRPDLFALINARPVQLDGHIVGAVAAEVDITTEIRLHQELLHMTSKVQHLEKAVARLRPELDPFARIKGSSLVIKQCMETIRKISTTSATVLILGESGTGKELFAKAIHDLRELQTAPFIAINCGAIPASLFESELFGYEKGAFSGADPKGKKGKIELAEGGTLFLDEIGEMPLELQVKLLRVLQEKSYFPVGGTRMKQADCRIIAATNQNLLSMIARNQFREDLYYRLNVINLVIPPLRMRKEDIYELTQTFLQEFSLLYNRHIELVPPEVFKLLFQYDWPGNVRELRNVIERLTILTTDGEVKQEYLPDTLTSLTMHEQSEVQLTSGIHSYANNENQQRQDSAGAEQEPRSVANVDELDTSNDSELVSGVTYQQKLDTYEAQLLIQYLKAAGGNKRTLAKQLGISRATLYNRMKRLGL, from the coding sequence ATGTCTTTATTGCGTACGGATATGGATATTCTGGATACAGACCTCCCCACATTTACCATTCCGTCCTCAACATCGTTGGTAGATGCCTTCTGCTTATTCAACACATCTTCTTATCTATACATTCAGGATGATGGACCCCTATTGGGATATATCGCCGTATCCGATGTTTTGCATGCCATGATGCATGCGCATCGCCTAATAGAAGCTTATTTTGAGACCACACTGGAGACAGCGGGTTCAGCTCTGACATTAATTAATGAAGATGCCAAGGTGGCTTACTGGACAACTGGCGCGGAGCATGTTTTTTCGATCAGCAAAAAAGACATCATCGGACAACCCGCAGCGGACTTTTTTCCTCCAGATCGGCTACAGTCTCTCAAGACGTTGTATACCGGCGAAACGGTCTATCGCAAACAGCATCAGCCACGGCCCGACCTGTTCGCCCTGATTAATGCTCGTCCTGTCCAACTGGATGGACATATTGTGGGTGCAGTTGCTGCCGAAGTGGATATAACAACCGAAATCCGATTACATCAGGAACTATTACATATGACCTCCAAAGTCCAGCACTTGGAGAAAGCCGTTGCTCGGCTACGTCCCGAATTAGATCCATTTGCCAGAATCAAGGGCAGTAGCTTGGTTATTAAGCAGTGCATGGAGACCATTCGCAAGATCAGTACCACCTCAGCAACCGTACTTATACTCGGTGAGAGCGGCACAGGCAAGGAGTTATTCGCCAAAGCTATTCATGATCTTCGTGAATTGCAGACTGCACCGTTTATCGCTATTAACTGCGGGGCAATCCCCGCTTCCTTGTTTGAAAGTGAGCTATTCGGCTATGAAAAAGGCGCATTTTCCGGAGCGGATCCCAAAGGCAAAAAGGGTAAGATTGAGCTTGCCGAAGGGGGCACTCTTTTTCTGGATGAGATCGGTGAGATGCCATTGGAATTGCAAGTGAAGCTGCTTCGGGTGTTACAGGAGAAGAGTTACTTTCCTGTGGGGGGAACGCGAATGAAACAGGCCGACTGCCGGATTATCGCTGCGACCAACCAGAATCTACTAAGTATGATTGCCCGCAATCAATTCCGAGAAGATCTCTACTATCGGCTGAATGTCATTAACCTTGTCATCCCTCCTTTGCGCATGCGCAAGGAAGATATATATGAATTAACCCAGACGTTCCTGCAAGAGTTCTCATTGCTCTATAATCGTCACATTGAGTTGGTTCCACCTGAAGTGTTCAAGTTACTGTTCCAATATGATTGGCCAGGCAATGTACGTGAATTACGCAATGTGATCGAACGCCTGACCATTCTGACGACAGATGGTGAGGTGAAGCAGGAATACCTGCCTGATACCCTCACTTCCCTCACCATGCATGAACAGTCCGAAGTTCAACTGACATCCGGAATTCATTCATATGCCAACAACGAAAATCAGCAACGTCAGGATTCGGCGGGAGCAGAACAAGAACCTCGATCCGTTGCAAATGTGGACGAATTAGATACCTCGAATGATTCCGAACTTGTCTCAGGTGTTACCTACCAGCAAAAATTGGACACCTATGAGGCGCAACTTCTAATTCAATATCTGAAAGCAGCAGGTGGCAACAAACGAACACTCGCCAAGCAACTTGGCATCTCCAGGGCAACGCTCTATAACCGCATGAAGAGGCTTGGTCTATGA